A portion of the Deltaproteobacteria bacterium genome contains these proteins:
- a CDS encoding transposase, with product MNLFLQPTPEFRTVKRSNVVDKNSADKNGTNRNSAEKNSADRKQRHLKKEWRYLDRRTHGGMTSNGRRKQRRPLATKKWIHVVLKSDRAVGSKSFLTAKNQVFLERLLKLKARKFGVAIADFANVGNHIHLKIRIADRMEFGKFLKSVTAQIARFVTGARRGHPFGRFWQGLAYTRVLSSRYEEVQLRGYIAANRLEASLPGSAGKAAREKWLAEFNRHIQRLRRIDFGTPVASGQRFEPG from the coding sequence ATGAATTTGTTTTTACAACCAACGCCAGAATTTCGAACGGTTAAACGGTCGAACGTTGTCGATAAAAACAGTGCCGATAAAAACGGTACCAATAGAAACAGTGCCGAAAAAAACAGTGCCGATCGAAAACAGAGGCATTTAAAAAAAGAATGGCGCTATCTCGATCGGCGAACACACGGTGGAATGACATCTAACGGACGAAGGAAGCAGCGACGTCCACTTGCGACGAAAAAGTGGATTCATGTTGTTTTGAAATCAGATCGTGCCGTAGGAAGTAAAAGTTTTTTGACGGCCAAAAACCAAGTTTTTCTGGAGCGACTGCTGAAGTTGAAGGCGAGGAAGTTCGGAGTTGCAATCGCTGACTTCGCGAATGTCGGAAATCATATTCACCTAAAAATTCGAATTGCCGATCGTATGGAGTTTGGGAAGTTTTTGAAATCTGTGACCGCGCAAATTGCGAGGTTTGTGACGGGCGCGCGCCGAGGACATCCGTTTGGTCGTTTCTGGCAGGGCTTGGCCTACACGCGAGTTTTGTCGTCGCGTTACGAAGAAGTTCAGCTCCGAGGCTATATTGCTGCTAATCGGCTAGAAGCCTCATTGCCAGGAAGTGCTGGGAAAGCTGCCCGAGAAAAGTGGCTCGCCGAATTCAATAGGCACATACAACGGCTTCGACGAATTGATTTCGGAACACCTGTGGCCAGTGGTCAACGCTTTGAGCCCGGTTGA
- a CDS encoding cobalamin-dependent protein (Presence of a B(12) (cobalamin)-binding domain implies dependence on cobalamin itself, in one of its several forms, or in some unusual lineages, dependence on a cobalamin-like analog.) yields MPNSENTKPQSDGQASSHLQPNELSDGKKNAKVPSHSPKRYQLKNPVRIVTAASLFDGHDASINLMRRLLQDSGAEVIHLGHNRSVLDVVNAALQEGAQGICLSSYQGGHMEYFKYTKDLLKESGSSHVKIYGGGGGVIVYDEKRELEKYGIDQIFHPDDGRKLGLEGMIDLILEGCDFNPIDGVNGAGSQFILTDRPELPSRDLGVALSSIELDSPIPKDVAKRLDSFKRKLPGQPLVLGVTGTGGAGKSSLVDELLQRLLNAYPGMKVGVVCVDPSKRKTGGALLGDRIRMNSLSRPGAYMRSVASRGSGSEIAVALPKMLDFLKGYDFDLLIAETSGIGQAQNAITTLSDLTLYVMTSEFGAQSQLEKIDMIDFADLIAINKADRRGSQDALRDVRKQFRRSRKLFDAPSEAADQKLPVFLTQAQQFNDDGCNQLFFSLAQQLALKEAARADFWNLKEEYRSKVRGVKRSTIVPAERQNYLAEIAGTVRRYKKETEELATVASKIGAAEILKDVTTIDVRHVKQWRERLGEDIFQRLNSWSQFVGAYQGDEYVYEVRGKAIRQPLIRQSLSGTKIRRVATPKLSDWGDRLRFLRLENMPGEFPFTAGVFPLKREGEDPARMFAGEGPPERTNKRFHFLAKGQPANRLSTAFDSVTLYGQDPDKRPDIYGKIGESGVSICTLDDMKRLYAGFDLCAPNTSVSMTINGPAPMILAFFMNTAIDQQVEKKENKLGRKLTAAEHQAVETWTLENVRGTVQADILKEDQGQNTCIFSIDFALKMMGDIQEYFITNKVKNFYSVSISGYHIAEAGANPISQLAFTLSNAFTFVEYYRARGMKVDDFAPNLSFFFSNGLDPEYSVIGRVARRIWAIAMRDLYAAADRSQKLKYHIQTSGRSLHAQEIDFNDIRTTLQALLAIYDNCNSLHTNAYDEAITTPTEESVRRAMAIQLIINKEFGMAKNENPMQGSYFFEELTDLVEEAVLDEFLRLAERGGVLGAMETQYQRGKIQDESMLYEHLKHSGDLPIIGVNTYINPKTMVAGYEPPKIEMARASYEEKDLQLGRVTDYQKSNSAAGARALQELKDASLKGENVFAALMKASRVCSLFQMTQALYEVGGQYRRNL; encoded by the coding sequence ATGCCGAACTCAGAAAACACCAAGCCTCAAAGCGACGGGCAAGCCTCGTCTCATCTACAGCCGAATGAACTTTCCGACGGTAAGAAGAACGCGAAAGTTCCGTCGCATTCTCCCAAGAGGTACCAGCTCAAAAACCCAGTTCGTATTGTGACAGCTGCCTCTTTGTTTGACGGGCACGATGCGAGCATCAATTTAATGCGAAGACTTTTACAAGACTCTGGTGCCGAGGTGATTCATCTTGGTCACAACCGCTCGGTGCTGGATGTCGTCAATGCGGCTCTTCAAGAGGGCGCACAAGGAATCTGTCTTTCAAGCTATCAAGGCGGTCACATGGAGTACTTCAAGTACACCAAAGATCTCTTGAAGGAATCTGGTAGTTCTCACGTAAAAATTTACGGTGGTGGTGGTGGCGTTATCGTTTACGACGAAAAACGCGAACTCGAAAAGTATGGCATAGATCAAATTTTTCATCCTGATGATGGGCGAAAGCTCGGTCTAGAAGGGATGATCGATTTGATTCTTGAGGGCTGCGACTTCAACCCCATTGACGGAGTCAACGGCGCTGGTTCGCAGTTTATCCTCACAGATCGTCCCGAGCTCCCATCCAGAGACTTGGGAGTTGCGCTTAGCTCAATCGAACTTGATTCGCCCATTCCGAAAGACGTCGCCAAACGGCTCGACTCTTTTAAGCGAAAGTTGCCAGGACAGCCACTCGTGCTGGGTGTAACCGGAACGGGCGGAGCAGGGAAGTCGTCGCTTGTGGATGAACTATTGCAGCGCCTTCTCAATGCCTATCCGGGTATGAAGGTCGGAGTTGTGTGCGTCGATCCGTCTAAGCGGAAAACGGGTGGTGCCCTGTTAGGGGATCGCATTCGCATGAATTCGCTTTCTCGTCCGGGAGCGTATATGCGTTCGGTTGCCAGTCGCGGTTCTGGAAGCGAAATTGCGGTCGCCCTACCAAAGATGCTCGACTTTCTAAAGGGCTATGACTTTGACTTGTTGATTGCGGAAACGAGCGGAATCGGACAAGCACAAAACGCGATCACGACACTTTCAGACCTCACCCTCTACGTAATGACTTCTGAATTCGGGGCGCAATCGCAGTTGGAAAAAATCGACATGATCGATTTTGCCGACTTGATAGCGATCAACAAAGCGGATCGACGTGGATCTCAGGACGCGCTTCGCGATGTAAGAAAGCAGTTCCGAAGATCGCGAAAGCTGTTTGATGCTCCAAGCGAAGCTGCTGATCAGAAGCTGCCAGTTTTTCTCACCCAAGCTCAGCAGTTCAATGATGATGGCTGCAATCAATTGTTTTTCTCGCTGGCGCAACAGCTTGCCTTGAAAGAAGCCGCCCGTGCAGACTTTTGGAATCTGAAAGAGGAATACCGTTCAAAGGTGCGTGGCGTAAAGCGATCAACGATCGTTCCCGCTGAGCGGCAAAATTATCTCGCAGAAATTGCGGGAACAGTACGTCGCTACAAAAAGGAAACCGAAGAGTTAGCAACGGTTGCATCAAAGATTGGTGCCGCAGAAATTTTAAAGGATGTGACGACGATAGATGTTCGACACGTCAAACAATGGCGAGAACGTCTGGGCGAGGACATTTTTCAGCGCCTAAATTCTTGGTCTCAATTTGTCGGTGCCTACCAAGGTGACGAGTACGTTTACGAGGTTCGCGGTAAAGCCATTCGTCAGCCGCTGATCAGGCAATCACTTTCGGGTACTAAAATTCGGCGTGTTGCCACTCCGAAACTTTCGGATTGGGGCGATCGCTTGCGATTCTTGAGGCTGGAGAATATGCCCGGTGAGTTTCCTTTCACCGCAGGAGTTTTTCCATTGAAGCGGGAGGGCGAAGATCCGGCTCGTATGTTCGCCGGCGAAGGTCCACCGGAGCGAACGAACAAAAGATTTCATTTTCTGGCAAAAGGTCAGCCGGCCAATCGCCTATCGACGGCTTTTGATTCGGTAACTCTTTATGGGCAAGATCCCGACAAGCGTCCTGACATTTATGGAAAGATCGGCGAATCCGGTGTTTCAATCTGTACGCTGGACGATATGAAACGGCTTTACGCTGGTTTCGATCTTTGTGCTCCAAACACTTCTGTTTCTATGACGATCAACGGTCCTGCGCCAATGATTTTGGCGTTCTTCATGAACACAGCTATCGATCAGCAGGTAGAGAAAAAAGAAAACAAACTTGGTCGAAAACTGACGGCAGCTGAACATCAAGCAGTAGAAACCTGGACGCTTGAAAATGTTCGAGGAACTGTTCAGGCCGACATCTTAAAGGAAGATCAGGGGCAGAATACTTGCATTTTCTCGATCGACTTTGCATTAAAGATGATGGGAGATATTCAAGAGTATTTCATTACAAACAAGGTAAAGAATTTCTACTCTGTTTCAATTTCAGGCTACCACATTGCCGAAGCGGGCGCGAATCCGATTTCTCAGCTTGCGTTCACACTTTCCAACGCCTTTACCTTCGTTGAATATTACCGCGCGCGCGGAATGAAGGTTGACGACTTTGCGCCCAATCTTTCATTCTTTTTCTCAAACGGCCTTGATCCCGAGTACTCGGTAATTGGTCGCGTAGCTAGACGAATATGGGCGATCGCGATGCGTGATCTTTATGCGGCGGCAGACCGTTCTCAGAAATTGAAGTATCACATTCAAACTTCGGGGCGATCTCTGCACGCTCAAGAAATTGATTTCAACGACATTCGCACGACTCTTCAGGCACTGCTTGCAATTTATGATAACTGCAATTCGCTTCATACCAATGCCTACGATGAGGCAATCACTACGCCGACGGAAGAGAGTGTTCGTCGTGCGATGGCCATTCAGCTCATCATCAATAAAGAATTCGGGATGGCAAAGAATGAGAATCCAATGCAGGGGTCATATTTTTTTGAGGAACTCACTGACTTAGTCGAAGAAGCTGTATTGGATGAATTCCTTCGCTTAGCCGAGCGTGGCGGTGTGCTAGGGGCAATGGAGACCCAATATCAGCGCGGGAAGATCCAAGATGAATCGATGCTCTATGAGCATTTGAAACATTCTGGTGACCTGCCGATAATCGGTGTGAACACCTACATTAACCCGAAGACAATGGTTGCCGGCTATGAGCCACCGAAAATTGAAATGGCGCGTGCGAGCTATGAGGAAAAAGATCTGCAGTTAGGCCGTGTGACAGACTACCAAAAGTCAAACAGCGCTGCCGGAGCTCGGGCTCTGCAAGAACTGAAGGATGCAAGCCTCAAAGGTGAAAATGTGTTCGCGGCACTTATGAAAGCGTCACGTGTTTGTTCGCTCTTTCAAATGACCCAAGCTCTTTACGAGGTTGGTGGCCAATATAGAAGGAATCTCTAA
- a CDS encoding ankyrin repeat domain-containing protein → MKWSVVGRFCALVVVIFMSHLISCTSKDKVETTVAGDPWFRAARTADIEVMKKMVAEGKEVDSTSEVGVTALLVASRMGNLQTMKWLLENGANAKHLDHDRQSALSYALTGLATGPKQVQAVELLLKHGADPFVVDVIGFVPVMEMLALEMDGPLKMLSYSEKRQCDRMPKVKGEMTLSQAARKMNRIDLAEFFEKQGCW, encoded by the coding sequence ATGAAATGGTCTGTAGTCGGAAGATTCTGCGCCTTGGTCGTGGTGATTTTCATGAGTCACTTAATTTCTTGTACATCCAAAGACAAAGTCGAAACGACGGTCGCGGGGGACCCATGGTTCCGCGCAGCACGCACGGCTGATATTGAGGTGATGAAAAAAATGGTCGCTGAGGGAAAAGAAGTCGACTCTACTTCCGAGGTCGGTGTTACCGCGCTCTTGGTGGCCTCTCGAATGGGAAATCTTCAAACGATGAAGTGGCTCTTGGAAAATGGCGCGAATGCCAAGCATCTTGATCACGACCGCCAATCGGCGCTGAGCTATGCGTTGACCGGACTTGCGACTGGACCAAAACAGGTTCAAGCCGTCGAACTTTTGTTAAAACATGGCGCCGATCCTTTTGTGGTGGATGTGATTGGCTTTGTTCCAGTCATGGAAATGTTGGCATTGGAGATGGACGGCCCGTTGAAGATGTTAAGCTATTCAGAGAAGAGACAGTGCGACCGAATGCCAAAGGTAAAAGGTGAAATGACCTTGAGCCAAGCTGCGCGGAAAATGAATCGAATAGATTTAGCCGAGTTTTTTGAAAAACAAGGTTGCTGGTGA
- a CDS encoding pyroglutamyl-peptidase I, with amino-acid sequence MRVLVTGFQPFLDEKVNPTQAIAEFVNSCEFHKMDPKLSRLDVRGLVLPVEFDQAFQRLERERREFNPEAIVSFGLAGGRQTFDIEMLAVNERGGEQSDRGDNQGKVFSGPIDKTAPRVLPTTLPVETIQTFLSQAKVPNRKSYSAGTYVCNDLFFQMQERLRFTRVRSGFIHVPRVISSGSKSAELEWPLFEVTVMAVLKSL; translated from the coding sequence GTGAGAGTTCTCGTTACGGGGTTTCAGCCATTTTTAGACGAGAAGGTGAATCCTACCCAAGCAATTGCCGAATTTGTCAATTCTTGCGAGTTTCACAAAATGGATCCGAAGCTTTCACGGCTTGACGTGCGCGGACTGGTTCTTCCTGTGGAATTTGATCAGGCATTTCAAAGGCTAGAAAGAGAACGACGGGAATTTAATCCCGAAGCGATCGTTAGTTTCGGACTGGCCGGCGGCCGTCAAACATTTGATATAGAAATGCTCGCCGTCAATGAGCGCGGGGGAGAACAATCCGACCGTGGTGACAATCAGGGCAAAGTATTCAGCGGTCCAATTGACAAAACTGCTCCGCGGGTGCTCCCCACGACTCTGCCAGTAGAAACAATTCAGACTTTTTTATCGCAGGCGAAGGTACCGAATCGAAAGTCATATTCGGCTGGCACTTACGTGTGCAATGACCTCTTTTTTCAAATGCAGGAACGTCTCCGTTTCACTCGGGTGCGAAGTGGCTTCATCCATGTTCCGAGGGTGATATCGTCAGGGTCCAAATCAGCAGAACTTGAATGGCCTCTATTCGAAGTTACCGTGATGGCGGTTTTGAAATCACTTTAG
- a CDS encoding prepilin-type N-terminal cleavage/methylation domain-containing protein, giving the protein MTTNDRVTADRATKLGPNDSQLGFTLTEIMVSLVVLSIVGLGAYTVMQSTIDAQMKLERTIEKGFGSFNYKPRNLPLQPLQLGFKMRPGWFRVVSPHAILPNGQVEGDLVNTTLTMTILSDDARLENPVWIKCEADKEVKVSCSNFQNGLSIVSFKLSERTANIALARVQAEWPSLPANHPYKRSPEYVLATPLARDCVLVTETPTAPKYLRHNNRFMETVPPGLATCTPNFKIYRCLNGSVTVTDHQRVCL; this is encoded by the coding sequence GTGACCACCAACGATCGCGTGACCGCCGATCGAGCAACCAAGCTCGGCCCGAACGATTCTCAGCTTGGTTTCACTTTGACAGAGATTATGGTATCTCTGGTGGTTCTATCGATCGTTGGACTCGGTGCCTACACCGTTATGCAGTCCACAATAGATGCGCAGATGAAGCTCGAGCGAACGATAGAAAAGGGCTTTGGAAGTTTTAACTACAAACCGCGCAATCTTCCACTTCAGCCACTTCAACTTGGCTTCAAGATGCGACCCGGATGGTTTCGCGTTGTATCCCCTCACGCGATTTTGCCGAATGGCCAAGTCGAAGGGGATCTCGTCAATACTACGCTCACCATGACCATTCTCAGTGATGACGCCCGACTTGAAAATCCTGTTTGGATTAAATGTGAGGCCGATAAAGAGGTGAAAGTTTCTTGCTCGAATTTTCAGAACGGCCTTTCAATTGTGTCGTTCAAGTTAAGCGAACGCACCGCGAATATTGCACTGGCCCGCGTACAAGCCGAATGGCCTTCACTTCCAGCGAATCATCCGTATAAGCGATCTCCAGAATATGTCTTGGCGACGCCACTTGCCAGAGACTGCGTACTTGTTACTGAAACACCAACGGCACCAAAATATCTTCGACACAATAACAGGTTCATGGAAACAGTCCCACCGGGCCTCGCGACGTGCACCCCGAATTTTAAAATCTACCGTTGTTTGAATGGATCTGTCACAGTCACCGATCACCAGAGAGTGTGCTTATGA